One Acidobacteriota bacterium genomic window carries:
- a CDS encoding ATP-dependent Clp protease ATP-binding subunit ClpC — protein MFERYTEKARRVIFFARYEASQFGSPYIETEHLLLGLLREDKALTNRFLRSHASVESIRKQIEGHTTIREKVSTSVDLPLSNECKRVLAYAAEEAERLSHKHIGTEHLLLGLLREEKCFAAEILHERGLRLSAIREELARSTQEKAQPQRSRESSLLSEFSRDLTQAAMDNQLDPLVGREGEVERVVQILCRRTKNNPVLIGEPGVGKTAIVEGLAQRIADGDVPSFLAEKRILALDLSLIVAGTKYRGQFEERLKTIMKELMENQNAIIFIDELHTLVGAGSAEGSLDAANILKPALSRGEIQCIGATTPGEYRKSIEKDRSLERRFQSVKVPPPNETDAVKIINGIKERYEKFHAVTYTEEAIEFSVSHSNRYIPDRFLPDKAIDLIDEAGARVKLRQTSLPDEITDVQKRIKFIVHRMENAIASHEFEKARFYSDEERKERENLRGLREKYHLDESSTGVVTREDIEDVVSRWTGVPITSIKEEETQKLLRIEEELHRRVISQEKAISALARAIRRSRAGLKSPHRPIGSFLFLGPTGVGKTEVARTLAQFLFGSDKSLIRFDMSEFMEKHSVSKLIGSPPGYVGYEEGGQLTERVKRAPYSVVLLDEIEKAHPDVFNILLQVFEDGQLSDGLGNTVDFKNTIIVMTSNIGARHLMKRSGLGFQSDKEDMVSSKVEELVKNEVKRTFNPEFLNRIDEVILFNALADTDLIQIVELMVQQLNANLAQKAITISVTDEAKKWVLDKTLGDRSYGARPLRRALQKYIEDPLSEAMIQGTINTRPAFIEVFLEGDKLFYRPVGEEKHEGVLLYSNG, from the coding sequence ATGTTCGAACGCTACACAGAAAAGGCGCGGCGAGTAATCTTCTTTGCTCGTTACGAAGCCAGCCAGTTCGGTTCACCATATATCGAGACCGAACACCTGCTGCTGGGCTTGCTGCGCGAAGATAAGGCATTAACTAATCGCTTTCTGCGTTCGCATGCCTCGGTTGAATCCATCCGCAAACAAATTGAAGGACACACCACGATCCGCGAGAAGGTATCGACGTCCGTCGACCTGCCGTTAAGCAACGAGTGCAAGCGCGTCCTTGCCTACGCCGCTGAAGAAGCTGAGCGGCTCTCCCACAAACATATTGGAACCGAACATCTGTTGCTCGGACTGCTGCGCGAAGAGAAGTGCTTCGCCGCCGAGATATTGCATGAACGTGGACTGCGTTTGAGCGCGATCCGCGAAGAGCTGGCGCGCAGCACGCAGGAAAAAGCGCAACCGCAGCGTTCGCGTGAGTCGTCGCTGCTGAGTGAGTTCTCGCGTGACCTTACGCAGGCCGCGATGGACAATCAGCTCGATCCGCTGGTTGGACGCGAGGGAGAAGTTGAGCGCGTCGTTCAGATTCTCTGCCGCCGGACAAAGAACAATCCCGTTCTGATCGGCGAACCAGGTGTGGGTAAGACGGCCATTGTGGAAGGTTTAGCGCAGCGCATCGCCGACGGCGATGTGCCGTCGTTTCTCGCCGAAAAGCGCATTCTGGCGCTCGATCTTTCATTGATCGTTGCCGGAACCAAATACCGCGGACAGTTTGAAGAGCGTCTGAAGACCATCATGAAGGAGCTGATGGAGAATCAGAACGCCATTATCTTTATCGACGAATTGCATACGTTGGTTGGAGCAGGATCCGCAGAAGGCTCGCTCGATGCGGCAAACATCCTGAAGCCCGCGCTATCGCGCGGCGAGATTCAGTGCATTGGCGCGACTACGCCTGGCGAATACCGGAAGTCGATCGAGAAAGATCGCTCACTGGAACGCCGCTTCCAGTCCGTTAAGGTTCCGCCGCCGAACGAAACCGATGCAGTGAAGATCATCAACGGGATTAAGGAACGCTACGAGAAGTTCCATGCGGTCACCTATACCGAAGAAGCGATTGAATTTTCGGTATCGCACTCGAACCGCTACATTCCTGATCGTTTCCTGCCGGATAAGGCAATCGATCTGATCGATGAGGCAGGCGCGCGCGTCAAGTTGCGCCAGACTTCGCTGCCAGACGAGATCACGGATGTGCAGAAGCGGATCAAGTTCATCGTGCACCGCATGGAGAATGCCATCGCGAGCCACGAGTTCGAGAAAGCGCGCTTCTACTCCGACGAAGAACGCAAGGAACGAGAGAATCTGCGCGGATTGCGCGAGAAGTATCACCTCGACGAGTCATCGACGGGAGTAGTCACGCGCGAAGACATTGAAGATGTGGTTTCACGCTGGACTGGTGTCCCGATTACCTCGATAAAGGAAGAAGAGACGCAGAAATTGCTGCGCATCGAGGAAGAGCTGCATCGTCGTGTGATCTCTCAAGAGAAAGCCATTTCAGCCTTGGCGCGTGCCATTCGCCGCTCACGTGCTGGACTAAAGAGCCCGCATCGTCCGATTGGATCGTTCCTGTTCCTTGGGCCTACTGGGGTGGGCAAAACTGAAGTTGCACGCACACTTGCGCAGTTCCTTTTCGGAAGCGACAAATCGCTAATCCGCTTTGACATGTCGGAGTTCATGGAGAAGCATTCAGTCTCCAAGCTGATCGGATCGCCGCCGGGATACGTTGGTTACGAAGAGGGCGGACAGCTGACCGAGCGCGTAAAACGCGCTCCGTATTCCGTTGTCCTACTCGACGAAATTGAGAAAGCGCATCCGGATGTGTTCAACATCCTGCTCCAGGTCTTCGAAGATGGACAGCTGTCGGATGGTCTCGGCAATACGGTCGATTTCAAGAACACCATCATAGTGATGACGTCGAATATCGGGGCACGTCACCTGATGAAGCGCTCCGGCCTGGGCTTCCAGTCAGACAAGGAAGACATGGTCTCAAGCAAGGTTGAAGAGCTGGTGAAGAATGAAGTGAAAAGGACGTTCAACCCAGAGTTCTTGAATCGCATTGACGAAGTCATCCTGTTCAACGCCCTGGCAGACACCGATCTGATCCAGATCGTCGAGCTGATGGTGCAGCAACTCAATGCGAACTTGGCTCAGAAGGCGATCACCATCTCGGTGACGGATGAGGCCAAGAAATGGGTGCTCGACAAGACGCTCGGCGACCGCAGCTACGGCGCCCGTCCACTGCGTCGCGCTCTGCAGAAGTACATCGAGGATCCGCTGTCAGAGGCGATGATTCAGGGCACAATCAACACGCGTCCCGCGTTCATCGAGGTCTTCCTCGAAGGCGACAAGCTCTTCTACCGCCCAGTGGGCGAAGAGAAGCACGAAGGTGTGTTGCTGTACAGCAACGGTTAA
- a CDS encoding permease encodes MSFELFIAARYLRAKRRQAVIGVVTAISIVGVAAGVASLIIALAITNGFRQDLQNRLLGSTAHVSLERVRADGIRDWRSLLQKTQSQPHIVAASPALYEKVLVSRGARANGLLLKGVIPQYELLVSELLGDVKIGSAEALKASDAFIKGAAQGALETQADTQANSGSPVTVAGAQATSGPKKAAGTTESSAPYPPIVLGEDLGNDLGTTLGSVVLVTSPQGELTPYGLVPKYKRFKVVGFFKSGFFDYDSSWGLIRLEDAQALFGLGDIVSVIETKIDDIYKAPEISIELENAAGPGYMTTNWQEQNRPLFRALRLEGVVTFITISLIVFVAALNILISLTMMVMEKTKDIAVLMSMGTRKVQIRKIFVYQGLLIGVVGTIMGLVGGYVLSYAGGHYHWIRLSAEVYSIDYVPFAPKAVHGVLVAATAILVSLLATIYPSWSAARILPVEALRYE; translated from the coding sequence GTGAGCTTCGAACTCTTCATCGCGGCGCGATATCTTAGGGCCAAGCGCCGCCAGGCGGTAATTGGAGTCGTCACGGCGATCTCAATCGTGGGCGTGGCTGCGGGTGTTGCGTCGCTCATCATTGCGCTCGCCATCACTAACGGATTTCGTCAGGACTTGCAAAACCGGTTGCTCGGATCAACCGCGCACGTCAGTCTTGAACGGGTGCGCGCTGATGGCATTCGCGATTGGCGTTCTCTGCTGCAAAAAACTCAGAGTCAACCGCACATTGTTGCTGCTTCTCCGGCTTTGTACGAGAAAGTCCTGGTTTCGCGCGGTGCGCGGGCGAACGGGCTCCTGCTGAAGGGTGTGATCCCGCAATACGAATTGCTAGTCAGTGAGCTGCTGGGGGATGTGAAGATCGGTTCGGCTGAGGCGTTGAAGGCTAGCGATGCGTTCATCAAGGGAGCTGCGCAGGGCGCATTGGAGACGCAGGCAGACACCCAGGCGAACTCGGGGTCCCCAGTTACGGTTGCTGGGGCGCAGGCGACGTCCGGACCCAAGAAGGCGGCCGGAACCACTGAATCAAGCGCTCCCTATCCGCCCATTGTGCTTGGGGAGGATCTTGGAAACGACCTCGGCACGACTCTGGGATCGGTGGTGCTTGTAACCAGTCCGCAGGGTGAATTGACTCCATACGGGCTTGTGCCGAAGTACAAGCGCTTCAAGGTGGTTGGTTTCTTTAAATCTGGATTTTTCGACTACGACAGTTCCTGGGGACTGATTCGGCTGGAAGATGCGCAGGCGCTGTTTGGGTTAGGCGATATTGTGTCAGTTATTGAGACCAAAATTGATGACATCTACAAAGCGCCAGAAATCAGTATTGAATTAGAGAACGCTGCCGGACCGGGCTATATGACCACGAACTGGCAGGAGCAGAATCGGCCGTTGTTCCGTGCGCTGCGGCTCGAGGGCGTGGTTACGTTTATCACTATCAGCCTGATCGTCTTTGTGGCAGCGTTGAATATCCTGATTTCGCTGACCATGATGGTGATGGAGAAGACAAAGGACATCGCGGTGCTCATGTCGATGGGTACGCGCAAAGTCCAAATACGGAAGATATTTGTCTATCAGGGACTCCTGATCGGCGTTGTCGGGACGATTATGGGGCTGGTTGGCGGGTACGTTCTTTCCTATGCAGGCGGTCACTATCACTGGATAAGGCTCTCGGCAGAGGTCTATTCGATCGATTACGTTCCTTTTGCACCTAAAGCAGTGCATGGAGTGCTGGTTGCAGCCACAGCGATTTTGGTGTCGCTGCTTGCGACCATCTATCCCTCCTGGTCAGCGGCACGGATTCTGCCTGTGGAGGCGTTGCGATATGAGTAA
- a CDS encoding ABC transporter ATP-binding protein, which translates to MHPIDRVELLRVQNLKKEYRSGESRLVVFENLSFVVRLGEMLAIVGESGTGKSTLLHILGTLDRPSEGDIYFAQLSLKLLSDEQAADLRNREIGFVWQFHYLLPEFDALENVAMPLLARGENPKQARARAAEWLREVGLGDRMHHRSGELSGGEQQRVALARALVTGPKLLLADEPTGDLDTGTAEKIFDLIARLHLQHQLTSIIVTHNLEFARRCGRILRLHAGRLEELAPSRMA; encoded by the coding sequence TTGCATCCAATAGACCGAGTAGAGCTTCTTCGGGTCCAGAATCTGAAGAAGGAATATAGGTCGGGCGAAAGCCGGCTGGTGGTCTTTGAAAATTTGTCCTTCGTTGTGAGATTGGGGGAAATGCTGGCGATTGTGGGCGAGTCCGGCACGGGTAAGAGTACGCTGTTGCACATTCTCGGAACTCTTGATAGGCCGTCGGAAGGTGACATATACTTCGCGCAACTTTCGCTGAAGTTGTTGTCCGATGAGCAGGCTGCGGACCTCCGCAACCGCGAAATCGGCTTTGTCTGGCAGTTCCACTATCTGTTGCCGGAGTTCGACGCGCTGGAGAATGTTGCGATGCCGTTGTTGGCGCGAGGCGAGAACCCGAAGCAAGCTCGGGCCCGAGCAGCGGAATGGCTGCGCGAAGTGGGCCTTGGGGACAGAATGCATCACCGCTCAGGGGAGCTTTCGGGTGGCGAGCAGCAGCGAGTGGCACTGGCGCGGGCGCTGGTGACCGGTCCGAAATTGCTTCTGGCGGATGAGCCGACAGGAGATCTCGATACCGGAACGGCCGAGAAGATATTCGATCTCATTGCGCGATTGCATTTACAGCATCAACTCACCTCGATTATCGTCACTCACAACCTGGAATTTGCGAGGCGCTGCGGGCGGATTCTTCGCCTGCATGCAGGACGACTCGAGGAGCTTGCACCTTCTCGCATGGCCTGA
- a CDS encoding 2,3-bisphosphoglycerate-independent phosphoglycerate mutase (catalyzes the interconversion of 2-phosphoglycerate and 3-phosphoglycerate), with product MKNTPLVLIILDGWGYRAETNANAIALARKPNYDALLRDFPSTLVHTSGRYVGLPAGQMGNSEVGHLNIGAGRVVYMDITKIDVMIEKGELFSNPALMSAMKNARSGGRQLHIFGLLSDGGVHSHQNHLYALLRMAKQNGVDRLFVHAFMDGRDTLPTSGAGYIEQLQQKMRELGTGHVASVSGRYYAMDRDKRWEREQKAFDALVKGKAEGGTYIDPLRGMKESYNRDVTDEFIVPFVCVDNRGEPLATIRDDDSCINFNFRADRARQITRILARNSGITKQNGQDLPDAESLEKTIPASEAPTNLIYICMTRYDKQFELPFVVPPDSLTNILANVMAGEGLHNLRVAETEKYAHVTYFFNGGVEQPFAGEERVLVPSQKVPTYDLKPEMSAEGIADAVVDAVERGKFQVIIVNFANADMVGHSGKIEPTIKGVEAVDGCLGRIYKAVTQKGGSMIVTADHGNAEMLIDPITGGPHTAHTLNPVPFIIVSDDNKRFGLRSDGALQDISPTVLGMLGIQQPKEMTGHDLRANRR from the coding sequence ATGAAGAATACTCCACTCGTTCTCATCATCCTCGATGGTTGGGGATACCGTGCCGAGACTAATGCCAACGCGATAGCGCTCGCGCGAAAGCCGAATTACGACGCGCTGCTGCGCGATTTCCCCAGCACGCTTGTGCACACGAGCGGCCGGTATGTTGGTCTCCCGGCCGGCCAAATGGGAAACAGCGAGGTTGGTCATCTCAACATCGGCGCGGGACGTGTGGTGTACATGGACATCACGAAAATCGACGTGATGATTGAAAAGGGCGAGCTCTTCTCGAATCCGGCGCTGATGTCGGCGATGAAGAATGCGCGTTCTGGAGGACGACAGCTACACATCTTCGGGCTGCTCTCAGACGGCGGCGTCCATTCGCACCAGAACCATCTCTACGCACTGCTGCGCATGGCCAAGCAGAACGGAGTCGATCGCCTCTTCGTGCATGCGTTTATGGATGGCCGTGACACGCTGCCCACGAGCGGCGCCGGATACATCGAGCAGCTTCAGCAGAAGATGCGTGAGCTCGGAACTGGACACGTTGCAAGCGTCAGTGGCCGCTACTACGCCATGGATCGCGACAAGCGTTGGGAGCGCGAGCAAAAAGCGTTTGACGCGCTGGTGAAGGGTAAAGCTGAGGGCGGCACTTACATCGACCCCCTTCGCGGAATGAAGGAATCGTACAACCGCGATGTGACCGATGAGTTCATTGTTCCGTTCGTCTGCGTGGACAATCGCGGCGAGCCGCTGGCCACAATTCGTGACGACGATAGCTGCATCAATTTCAATTTCCGGGCAGACCGCGCGCGCCAGATCACCCGCATTCTCGCGCGCAACAGCGGCATCACGAAACAAAATGGTCAAGATTTGCCGGACGCTGAATCTCTTGAGAAAACAATTCCGGCAAGCGAGGCACCGACGAATCTGATTTACATCTGCATGACCCGATACGACAAGCAGTTCGAATTGCCGTTTGTCGTGCCTCCAGATTCACTCACGAACATTTTGGCGAACGTCATGGCCGGGGAGGGTCTGCATAATCTTCGCGTTGCCGAGACAGAGAAGTACGCGCACGTCACGTATTTCTTTAACGGTGGAGTTGAGCAGCCGTTTGCCGGTGAAGAGCGCGTTCTAGTGCCCTCACAAAAAGTTCCGACGTACGACCTAAAGCCGGAGATGAGTGCCGAGGGAATCGCAGACGCGGTAGTGGACGCCGTTGAACGCGGTAAGTTTCAGGTCATCATCGTCAATTTTGCCAACGCCGACATGGTGGGTCACTCCGGAAAGATCGAACCTACAATAAAAGGCGTGGAAGCAGTGGATGGATGCCTCGGCCGAATCTACAAGGCAGTCACACAAAAAGGCGGATCGATGATCGTGACCGCCGACCATGGCAACGCCGAAATGCTGATCGATCCAATTACCGGGGGTCCGCACACGGCGCACACGCTGAACCCAGTGCCGTTCATCATTGTGAGCGACGACAACAAGAGGTTTGGCCTTCGATCCGATGGAGCGCTACAGGACATTTCTCCGACTGTGCTCGGAATGCTCGGCATCCAACAACCGAAGGAGATGACAGGACACGACTTGCGGGCAAATCGTCGTTGA
- a CDS encoding hydrophobe/amphiphile efflux-1 family RND transporter → MFVDFFIKRPIFATVCALLIILGGAVSIPTLPIAQFPNLAPPTVQVGAFYNGASAQTVETSVTTPLEQAINGVEGMKYMTSTSGNDGSSGISVVFDLNRDVDLAAVDVQNRVNQALGRMPNEVKTTGVSVVKATNNFVFGAGFYAENNRYDSLFISNYLDIYVRDALKRIKGVGQVFIFGERKYAMRVWLDPVRMASRQLTASDVVSALAEQNVQVAAGAVGQAPAPPNQAFEISVRAVGRLTEPSEFENIILKTANDGTIVRLKDVGHAELGAESYGSGLRFNGYPAVGVGVTYNVAFDTTNVVADSIKDVVTTLLEAIALVIIVIFVFLQDWRSTVIPSVTIPVSLVGTFIFVKALGFSINTLTLFGITLATGLVVDDAIVVIENVQRHISEGITEAHNAASVAMSEVAGAVVATSLVLVSVFVPVAFFPGTTGIMFRQFALTIAFSVSISAFNALTLTPALSALMLGRHTGESDRGIFGLFNRGVHKTTNAYRDTLKHLIPLRWAVVLVFLAGLAFTYWYYQRVPRGFVPQEDQGWFMVLIQCPPGASIEYTENIAKQVEVEMMKQKEIIGSFAVSGFSFGGSASNRGMVFGTFAPLAERRGSQHAADAVIARLRGPLFGISGAIVVPFAPPSVNGLGNFGGFQYILQDEGGHTPEQLGQVAYKVVGAGRDPKSGLAGLFTSYSATDPQFLVSIDREKAKSLGVSLSQITNTLQVYMASVYVNDFDFNNRAYRVYAQADTKWRMSPDNMRQFYVRSDRGGMIPLADIVKIEQTITPPVISHYNLFRSVEIDGSAAQGQSSGQAIQKMEELSKKLLPQGYSFAWTGLSLEEIESGSQVVMLFALGLLVVYLTLAAQYESWSLPFIVILAVPMAILGAVLAQSLRGLINDIYCQVGLVMLIGLSGKNAILIVEFAEQLRQRGLSITEAAIEAARIRLRPILMTSFAFILGVLPLVLATGAGKNGRQSVGTTVFGGMLAATTLNLLFIPILYVTLRTLQERGRERKPQLVGSEEERVAV, encoded by the coding sequence ATGTTCGTCGATTTCTTCATCAAGCGGCCGATCTTCGCTACGGTATGCGCTCTGCTCATCATTCTTGGCGGAGCCGTTTCGATTCCGACGCTCCCTATCGCGCAGTTCCCTAATCTCGCGCCACCTACGGTGCAAGTCGGCGCTTTTTACAACGGCGCGAGCGCGCAGACGGTCGAGACCTCGGTTACGACGCCACTTGAGCAAGCCATCAACGGTGTCGAAGGCATGAAATACATGACTTCAACGAGCGGCAACGACGGCAGCAGCGGCATCAGCGTTGTCTTCGATCTCAATCGTGACGTCGACCTTGCTGCCGTGGACGTGCAGAACCGCGTGAATCAAGCTCTTGGCCGCATGCCGAACGAAGTAAAGACCACCGGCGTAAGTGTAGTAAAAGCGACCAACAACTTCGTCTTCGGAGCCGGCTTTTACGCCGAAAACAATCGGTACGACAGCCTTTTCATCAGCAACTATCTCGATATTTACGTGCGCGACGCTCTCAAGCGCATAAAAGGAGTTGGACAGGTATTCATCTTTGGTGAGCGCAAGTACGCAATGCGTGTATGGCTCGATCCAGTGCGCATGGCTAGTCGCCAGCTCACAGCTAGCGATGTAGTCAGCGCGCTTGCCGAACAGAACGTTCAGGTAGCCGCTGGGGCTGTAGGACAGGCGCCCGCACCACCGAACCAAGCTTTTGAAATCAGCGTACGCGCAGTGGGACGGCTGACTGAACCTTCGGAATTCGAGAACATCATTCTGAAGACTGCGAATGACGGAACCATTGTCCGGCTGAAGGACGTCGGGCACGCCGAACTCGGGGCTGAGAGCTACGGTTCCGGACTGCGGTTCAATGGATATCCCGCAGTGGGCGTCGGAGTCACATACAACGTTGCTTTCGATACGACGAATGTGGTCGCGGACTCCATTAAAGACGTTGTTACAACCCTGCTCGAAGCCATTGCGCTGGTGATCATCGTCATATTCGTGTTTCTGCAGGATTGGCGCTCCACTGTTATTCCGTCGGTCACGATTCCAGTGTCCCTGGTCGGCACTTTCATCTTCGTCAAGGCGCTGGGCTTCTCCATCAATACGCTAACGCTCTTTGGCATCACCTTGGCGACTGGTCTGGTGGTGGATGATGCGATCGTGGTCATCGAGAATGTTCAGCGACACATCTCAGAAGGAATCACCGAAGCCCACAACGCGGCCTCAGTGGCAATGAGCGAAGTGGCCGGCGCGGTTGTAGCGACGTCCCTGGTGCTCGTCTCGGTGTTCGTGCCGGTGGCATTCTTTCCCGGAACTACCGGAATCATGTTCCGGCAATTCGCGCTTACGATCGCTTTCTCGGTATCGATCTCGGCGTTCAACGCTCTAACGCTTACGCCTGCACTATCGGCGCTGATGCTCGGCCGTCATACTGGGGAATCTGATCGCGGGATCTTTGGGCTGTTCAACCGTGGGGTGCACAAGACGACAAACGCCTATCGCGACACCTTGAAACATCTTATTCCGCTCAGATGGGCGGTTGTACTCGTCTTCCTTGCCGGTTTGGCATTTACATACTGGTATTACCAACGCGTGCCCCGCGGGTTTGTTCCGCAGGAAGATCAGGGCTGGTTCATGGTGCTCATCCAGTGTCCACCGGGCGCTTCGATCGAGTACACGGAGAATATTGCGAAGCAAGTGGAAGTCGAGATGATGAAGCAAAAGGAGATCATTGGCAGTTTCGCCGTGTCCGGATTCAGCTTCGGCGGTTCCGCATCCAATCGCGGCATGGTGTTCGGAACGTTTGCTCCGCTGGCGGAGCGTAGAGGCTCACAGCATGCTGCTGACGCCGTGATCGCACGTTTACGCGGTCCGCTATTCGGCATCTCCGGCGCTATCGTGGTGCCGTTTGCTCCGCCATCCGTTAACGGCTTAGGAAATTTCGGCGGATTCCAATACATCCTGCAGGATGAAGGCGGCCACACGCCGGAGCAGCTTGGGCAGGTGGCCTACAAGGTGGTAGGCGCTGGTCGGGATCCAAAGAGCGGCCTGGCCGGACTGTTCACCAGCTATAGCGCAACCGATCCGCAATTTCTGGTGAGCATCGACCGTGAGAAGGCCAAGAGCCTGGGCGTGTCGCTCTCGCAGATTACGAATACGCTCCAGGTTTACATGGCATCGGTATATGTAAATGATTTTGACTTCAACAATCGCGCTTATCGTGTGTACGCACAGGCAGACACGAAGTGGCGCATGTCTCCGGATAATATGCGCCAGTTTTATGTGCGCTCCGATCGCGGAGGCATGATTCCACTCGCAGACATCGTCAAGATCGAACAGACCATCACCCCACCAGTAATCAGTCACTATAACCTGTTCCGCTCAGTGGAAATCGACGGATCGGCCGCGCAAGGACAGAGTTCGGGCCAGGCGATCCAGAAGATGGAAGAACTCTCCAAGAAGCTTCTTCCACAGGGCTATAGCTTCGCCTGGACTGGATTGTCGCTCGAAGAAATTGAGTCGGGCAGTCAGGTGGTGATGCTGTTTGCTCTTGGCCTCCTCGTCGTCTATCTAACCTTGGCAGCCCAATATGAAAGCTGGTCGCTGCCTTTCATCGTGATTCTCGCTGTGCCGATGGCGATCCTGGGTGCCGTTTTGGCACAGTCGTTGCGAGGCCTGATCAATGACATCTATTGCCAGGTTGGACTCGTGATGCTGATCGGACTCTCCGGCAAAAATGCCATTCTGATCGTGGAATTCGCCGAGCAGTTGCGACAGCGTGGTCTCTCAATCACCGAGGCCGCCATTGAGGCAGCCCGCATTCGGCTGCGGCCCATATTGATGACATCATTTGCATTCATCCTAGGGGTGCTGCCACTGGTGCTCGCTACTGGCGCCGGTAAGAATGGACGTCAATCAGTCGGCACCACAGTGTTCGGAGGGATGCTAGCCGCAACCACGCTTAACTTACTCTTCATCCCGATTCTGTACGTGACCCTCAGGACCTTGCAAGAGCGGGGACGCGAACGCAAACCGCAACTCGTGGGAAGCGAAGAAGAGCGAGTAGCAGTCTAG
- a CDS encoding efflux RND transporter periplasmic adaptor subunit has translation MHVLTANRSFLALAGFLALSNLIGCSGKQQRAQGPPPAMPVKVLQVTNQPVTDWSEYVSMLKSRDSANISPQVEGVITKIFVHSGERVNSGAALIQIDPLKQEATVRNQQASTAAQEANLKWAQQQYDRNSQLAAAGVISKQELDQSRANLDAAKAQLAALQAGVNEQETQLRYFKVVAPMSGMIGDIPVHVGDRVTTSTLLTTVDKPGNLEAYVQVPVERAADLKMGKEVQILDTDGNKIAQGKITFISPQVDSMTQTILAKATVPNDNGLLRTAQAVHARVQWGTHPGIEIPVLAASRIGGQFFVYVAEGSGGKSVAHQRQIRVGPMNGNNYVVTDGLKPGDKVIVSDTQMLADGMPVNAQIQGS, from the coding sequence ATGCATGTGTTAACGGCAAATCGTTCCTTCCTGGCTTTAGCGGGCTTTCTCGCACTATCCAACCTGATCGGCTGTAGCGGAAAACAACAAAGGGCCCAGGGACCTCCGCCCGCGATGCCCGTGAAAGTTCTCCAGGTAACCAACCAGCCGGTCACTGACTGGTCGGAGTACGTTTCCATGCTCAAGTCGCGCGATTCGGCGAACATAAGTCCGCAGGTGGAAGGTGTGATCACCAAGATCTTTGTGCACTCCGGTGAGCGGGTCAATTCGGGCGCTGCTCTGATCCAGATCGATCCGCTGAAGCAAGAAGCGACGGTTCGCAACCAGCAGGCCAGCACTGCTGCTCAGGAAGCAAATCTGAAATGGGCACAGCAGCAGTATGACCGTAACTCGCAGCTTGCCGCGGCCGGCGTGATCAGCAAGCAGGAGCTGGATCAATCGCGCGCCAACCTCGATGCCGCCAAGGCCCAGCTCGCCGCCCTGCAAGCTGGAGTGAACGAGCAGGAGACGCAGCTCCGCTATTTCAAAGTGGTCGCACCGATGTCCGGCATGATCGGAGACATTCCGGTGCACGTCGGAGATCGCGTTACAACCTCCACGCTTCTGACTACAGTCGACAAGCCTGGAAACCTTGAAGCTTACGTGCAGGTGCCAGTGGAACGTGCGGCCGATCTCAAAATGGGAAAGGAAGTTCAGATCCTCGATACCGATGGGAACAAGATCGCTCAAGGAAAAATTACGTTCATCTCTCCGCAAGTAGACAGCATGACCCAGACTATCCTGGCAAAAGCCACAGTTCCCAACGACAACGGCCTGCTCCGTACCGCCCAGGCGGTGCACGCGCGCGTGCAGTGGGGAACTCATCCGGGCATTGAGATACCTGTTCTGGCTGCCTCTCGTATTGGAGGACAGTTCTTCGTGTACGTAGCCGAAGGTAGCGGTGGGAAGAGCGTCGCTCATCAACGGCAGATCAGAGTGGGCCCGATGAACGGCAATAACTATGTGGTAACCGATGGATTGAAACCAGGGGACAAAGTTATCGTGTCGGATACGCAAATGCTGGCAGATGGCATGCCAGTTAACGCCCAGATCCAGGGAAGTTAG